One region of Pogona vitticeps strain Pit_001003342236 chromosome 1, PviZW2.1, whole genome shotgun sequence genomic DNA includes:
- the LOC110080730 gene encoding LOW QUALITY PROTEIN: cullin-9 (The sequence of the model RefSeq protein was modified relative to this genomic sequence to represent the inferred CDS: inserted 2 bases in 1 codon), whose amino-acid sequence MVFEKQNGKVVVHLGPKHQAYPEEIIRQRRGHNGDAEYLIRWNILNSENGTGRSPSTSLTESKMENILMWMSADDVYANCPVLLGKRDPKEQWVEEASSCLPPDVTLDEASILEMKVDVRNLVERAAWQMASTAVPQSSILNTIHVLSVYASIGALMDVFKETGALDLLMKMLCHEEQIIRRSAGKMLRALASHNAGSRAYVLLSLSQQEDIEQHMDFDSRYTLLELFAETTSSEEHAMSFEGLPLPQIPGKQLFSLVKRYLWATSLMDELNATGEPGRECQPSSSPCANSGGKTKLQCEFDFNMALAHFFSELVQIMGWNGNQDYPLLKVRQPRAVQSIFQPPITLCDPIPRAAQPPQEESSTFKQRSAFSSRSSYVEYVQEKVVRGMRVRMLQDYEKVSAGDEGEFLQSNDGTPPVQVYWESLGRMYWVHWDMIEIVGASRHAYQKAQEKLFSLTETQRQDIVSQVTYCQPLRGLYSLPYLTDQQNNGNSGTLSRAEWWELLFFIKKLELHKQQELLEFIQQSQKLSELDEEGLIQMSVSVELAQQVLQLLSKHGQDCMQRDLQSSHVYLKYSFSKGQMEQNIQKSDMMPEKRDGLLNVMVSQKPEKRSLSAEGPSPSPSLREKTDMQLVHELLRLEGLSFPPTLDEKAKAFCSVKVAGKKSTLEQLADAMEMIQKSYSDIELQMAGLRFITRILEKDHEQERLAVKAVEELAIRENMVEMLVELLNHRLKENLLMVLALQLLYALLAKHDWRVFFATKGGLHSVLSCMQQHPMSASVQQAGLAVLKILLGAGNCELSGNCRKYYPLDRSSAQVMEKILTSIGSASENLLSAIPAALQKMMNTPGASSGVQNGLLVLHKLMEHHQGLVEQLWPGGLHSLLQSCCHSEHASHEMLAQIALRRLTEQKPPRNQEGADSGASMNLKDINATKLLSDLRRSGICKEMVRALEGCLHCMDPCLDGEGYKFLVDVLLLKDLAQQGSEKEFQLGALRILNKCLDCSQKDAVPWHKILEPCLSSLSVHINDREVVQQFIHFLHGLGTLNKDCAVLMCCLGAKETLAKVTEKHGADLSQVAELGVILSSCEKYASLYKKMTISILAGCIQMVLGQIDEHRQSHQPINVPFFDVFLHNLCQGCSREVKEDTCWERVEVSSNTHMANRLLDGNPKTYWESNGTIGSHYIRVYMHRGVVVQRMSLLVATEDSSYMPFWIIVKGGESASSFNTNLSMVKVPPLANRVILLENVSRFWPVIQICIKRCRQGGIDTRVRGLEVLGPKPTFWPIFKEQLCRRTFLFYATKAHTWCQEISEDRVQLLLLFNRLNSALRHEQVFADRFLPDDEAAQALGKTCWEALITPLVQSITSPDPSGVSPXSWLLTHYLENLKAARSTKGWAAVFNSRVRHLSHLLVHVDSSSPESEELKPPVKTNGKNGKNKEPSSGAVKAAAKKPSSTTGITQCWKGVVQQQVQRFLESSWQAPDFVERYCNTYLCLRTAMEELFGQQMSFMLALCHGFSGGLLQLSFLTAMHVSEQFARYIDRWIQESWADSGNVETLQRLQQSLEPILFLAGLELANTFEHFYRYYLGDRLLSQGKTWLESAVVEHIGLCFPNRFPQQMLKNLSELEEQQQQFHLFQLQQLDKHLLELDQKGKWKEEGEEAMEELPFCPEEEVEVKVLALSPRCWTISPLCYLEEPDRFFPPSLSQRLVKFADFYTQSQSRFGLEHTKPRRLQWTWLGHAELEYQGRILHVSTLQMYILLCFNHAEEVSVETLLEATGLSPVLLSHALKPLTKENGILTQNQNVLTLNQGMSLQLPGQHLRLLPKPAYLNGELDEGIRALERKRNTLCGLIPQILKKEKEMHIDKLVFKVMEAYQKQESGSALKPLSTGSCSSADILACAQHLLHQGSIQRRESCPQLLEHVPAEPPTPALPKDQPPIAFQTVQIKKGPSVPCVGKRQTFSTFR is encoded by the exons ATGGTGTTTGAGAAGCAGAATGGGAAGGTGGTAGTGCATCTGGGACCCAAACATCAGGCCTATCCAGAGGAGATAATCCGACAGCGTCGTGGTCATAATGGAGATGCTGAATATTTGATTCGCTGGAACATCCTCAACTCAGAGAATGGTACAGGAAGGAGCCCCAGCACCTCTTTGACAGAGAGCAAAATGGAGAACATCTTGATGTGGATGTCAGCAGATGATGTTTATGCCAACTGTCCAGTGCTGTTAGGCAAGAGAGATCCCAAGGAGCAGTGGGTGGAGGAGGCCTCCAGCTGCCTCCCCCCTGATGTCACTTTGGATGAAGCTTCCATTTTGGAGATGAAGGTGGATGTCAGGAACCTGGTGGAGCGAGCTGCTTGGCAGATGGCCAGCACTGCAGTCCCTCAGTCGTCCATCCTGAACACCATCCATGTGCTGAGCGTTTATGCCAGTATTGGGGCTTTGATGGATGTCTTCAAGGAGACAGGTGCTCTCGATCTGCTGATGAAAATGTTGTGTCATGAAGAGCAGATCATCCGCCGTAGTGCTGGCAAGATGCTGAGGGCTCTGGCTTCACACAATGCAG GTAGCCGAGCCTATGTTCTCCTATCCCTGAGCCAGCAGGAGGACATTGAACAGCACATGGACTTCGATAGTCGCTATACCCTCCTTGAGCTGTTTGCTGAAACAACATCCTCAGAAGAGCACGCCATGTCCTTTGAAGGGCTCCCTCTTCCTCAG ATCCCCGGGAAGCAGCTGTTTTCTCTGGTGAAGCGCTACCTCTGGGCCACCTCTCTTATGGACGAACTCAATGCCACTGGAGAGCCAGGCAGGGAGTGCCAGCCTTCTAGCTCCCCCTGTGCAAACTCTGGGGGAAAGACAAAGCTGCAATGTGAGTTTGACTTCAATATGGCCCTGGCTCACTTCTTTTCAGAGCTGGTGCAAATTATGGGCTGGAATGGCAATCAAGACTATCCGTTGCTCAAAGTGAGGCAGCCTCGAGCTGTTCAGTCTATTTTCCAGCCCCCGATTACCCTCTGTGACCCCATCCCACGAGCTGCACAGCCACCCCAGGAAGAGAGCAGTACTTTCAAACAACGTTCAGCCTTCTCCAGTCGCAGCAGCTACGTGGAGTATGTCCAGGAGAAGGTGGTGCGCGGCATGCGGGTGCGCATGTTGCAAGACTACGAGAAGGTCTCTGCGGGAGATGAAGGCGAATTCCTGCAGAGCAATGACGGCACCCCCCCTGTCCAG GTTTACTGGGAGTCACTGGGCCGCATGTACTGGGTCCACTGGGACATGATAGAAATTGTTGGTGCATCAAGGCATGCATAtcagaaagcccaggaaaaattaTTCAGCCTTACAGAGACTCAGAGACAGGACATAG TTTCGCAGGTAACCTACTGCCAACCCCTCAGGGGGCTGTATTCCCTGCCCTATCTGACAGATCAGCAGAATAATGGGAACTCTGGAACACTGAGCCGGGCTGAGTGGTGGGAGCTGCTGTTCTTCATCAAGAAGCTGGAGCTCCATAAACAGCAGGAGCTCCTTGAGTTCATCCAGCAGAGCCAGAAG CTCTCAGAACTTGACGAAGAAGGCCTGATCCAGATGTCTGTGTCAGTAGAGCTGGCTCAACAGGTGCTACAGCTCCTGAGCAAGCATGGCCAGGACTGCATGCAACGGGACCTGCAGAGTTCTCATGTCTATCTCAAGTATTCCTTCAGCAAAGGACAGATGGAGCAGAACATCCAAAAGTCGGACATGATGCCTGAAAAACGCGATGGCCTTTTGAATGTCATGGTATCCCAGAAACCAGAGAAGAGGTCACTGTCTGCTGAAGGACCCTCTCCATCTCCATCACTAAGAGAAAAGACTGACATGCAACTAGTTCATGAGCTCCTCAGGTTGGAAGGACTTTCCTTCCCACCCACATTGGATGAGAAAGCCAAAG CTTTCTGCAGCGTGAAAGTGGCTGGGAAGAAAAGCACCTTGGAGCAACTGGCAGATGCCATGGAGATGATCCAGAAATCCTACAGCGACATTGAGCTGCAGATGGCTGGTCTCAGATTCATCACCAGGATCTTGGAAAAGGATCACGAGCAAGAGAGATTGGCTGTCAAAGCAGTGGAGGAACTTGCCATTAG GGAGAACATGGTGGAGATGCTGGTGGAGTTGTTGAACCACCGACTGAAGGAAAACCTGCTCATGGTCCTGGCCCTGCAGCTGCTGTATGCACTCCTGGCAAAACACGACTGGCGGGTATTCTTTGCCACCAAAGGTGGGCTGCACTCTGTGCTGAGTTGCATGCAGCAGCACCCCATGTCCGCCTCTGTGCAGCAGGCTGGCTTAGCT GTGTTAAAGATACTGCTAGGAGCTGGGAACTGTGAACTATCAGGAAACTGTAGAAAGTACTACCCCCTGGATCGCTCCAGTGCCCAGGTGATGGAAAAGATCTTGACCAGCATTGGTTCTGCGTCTGAAAATTTGCTCAGTGCCATACCTGCTGCTCTTCAGAAGATGATGAACACACCTGG GGCCTCTTCGGGGGTGCAGAATGGGCTCCTGGTCCTGCACAAGCTGATGGAGCACCACCAGGGCCTGGTGGAGCAGCTGTGGCCCGGTGGCCTCCACTCCCTCCTTCAGAGCTGCTGCCATTCAGAACATGCCTCCCATGAGATGCTGGCTCAGATAGCACTCAGACGTCTAACTGAACAGAAGCCGCCCCGAAACCAAGAGGGTGCAG ACTCTGGTGCTTCTATGAATCTGAAGGACATAAATGCAACCAAATTGCTGAGCGACCTGCGCAGGAGTGGCATTTGCAAGGAGATGGTGAGGGCACTGGAAGGCTGCCTCCATTGCATGGACCCCTGTCTGGATGGAGAGGGTTACAAGTTTTTGGTGGATGTGCTTCTACTCAAAGACTTGGCCCAGCAAGGATCGGAGAAGGAGTTCCAGCTGGGAGCATTAAG GATCCTGAACAAGTGTTTGGATTGCTCCCAGAAGGATGCAGTGCCCTGGCATAAGATCCTTGAGCCATGTTTATCTTCTCTGAGTGTCCATATAAATGACCGAGAG GTGGTTCAACAGTTCATCCATTTCCTGCACGGCCTGGGCACCCTGAACAAAGACTGTGCGGTTCTGATGTGCTGTCTGGGTGCCAAGGAGACCTTGGCTAAAGTGACGGAGAAGCACGGCGCCGATCTGTCGCAGGTGGCAGAACTGGGGGTTATTCTGAGCAGCTGTGAGAAGTACGCGAGCCTGTATAAGAAGATGACCATCAGCATCCTGGCGGGATGCATTCAG ATGGTTCTAGGACAAATAGATGAACATAGGCAAAGCCATCAGCCTATCAACGTCCCATTCTTTGATGTCTTCTTGCACAACCTTTGTCAAG GCTGCAGCAGGGAAGTGAAGGAAGACACGTGCTGGGAACGGGTGGAAGTCTCTTCCAACACCCACATGGCCAACAGATTACTGGATGGCAACCCCAAGACCTACTGGGAATCAAACGGCACTATCGGCTCCCACTACATCAGAGTCTACATGCACCGTGGGGTAGTAGTCCA GCGGATGTCTCTGTTGGTAGCAACTGAGGATTCCAGCTACATGCCCTTCTGGATTATTGTCAAGGGAGGGGAGAGCGCCTCCAGCTTCAACACCAATCTCAGTATG GTCAAAGTCCCACCACTGGCCAACAGGGTGATCCTCTTGGAGAACGTGAGTCGCTTCTGGCCCGTCATACAGATCTGCATCAAGCGCTGCCGGCAG GGTGGCATCGACACGCGTGTGCGTGGCCTGGAGGTCCTGGGCCCCAAGCCCACCTTTTGGCCGATCTTCAAGGAACAGCTGTGCCGGCGCACCTTCCTCTTCTACGCCACCAAGGCTCACACCTGGTGCCAGGAGATCTCAGAGGATCgggtgcagctgctgctgctcttcaacAG ACTGAACAGCGCCTTGCGCCACGAGCAGGTCTTTGCCGACCGCTTCCTTCCCGATGACGAGGCCGCCCAGGCCTTGGGCAAGACCTGCTGGGAGGCCCTGATCACCCCTCTGGTGCAGAGCATCACTTCTCCAG ACCCCAGTGGCGTCAGCCC CTCGTGGCTCCTGACCCATTACCTAGAGAATCTGAAAGCGGCTCGGAGCACCAAGGGCTGGGCCGCCGTCTTCAACTCCCGCGTCCGGCACCTGAGCCACCTGCTGGTACATGTGGACTCCAGCAGCCCCGAGTCCGAGGAGCTGAAGCCCCCGGTGAAGACCA ATGGGAAGAACGGGAAGAACAAGGAGCCGAGCTCTGGAGCGGTCAAGGCAGCCGCCAAGAAGCCGAGCAGCACCACAGGCATCACCCAGTGCTGGAAAGGGGTCGTCCAGCAGCAG GTGCAGCGGTTCCTGGAGTCCTCATGGCAGGCCCCGGACTTTGTGGAGCGCTACTGCAACACTTACCTGTGCCTTCGCACCGCCATGGAGGAGCTCTTTGGGCAGCAAATGTCCTTCATGCTCGCCCTGTGTCACGGCTTCTCCGGGGGGTTGCTGCAGCTCTCCTTCCTGACAGCCATGCAC GTGAGTGAGCAGTTTGCTCGTTACATTGACCGGTGGATCCAAGAGAGCTGGGCAGATTCGGGCAACGTGGAAACCTTGCAGCGGCTGCAGCAGAGCCTGGAGCCCATCCTCTTCCTGGCCGGCCTGGAGTTGGCCAACACCTTTGAGCACTTCTACCG GTACTACCTCGGAGACCGGCTCCTGTCCCAGGGCAAGACGTGGCTGGAGAGCGCCGTGGTGGAGCACATCGGACTCTGTTTTCCCAACCGCTTCCCGCAGCAGATGCTGAAGAACTTGAGCGAGCTGGAGGAGCAACAGCAGCAGTTCCACCTCTTCCAGCTGCAGCAGCTCGACAAGCATTTGCTGGAACTGGACCAGAAGGGGAAgtggaaagaggagggggaagag GCGATGGAGGAGCTGCCTTTTTGTCCCGAGGAAGAGGTGGAGGTGAAAGTGTTGGCCTTGTCTCCACGCTGCTGGACCATCTCTCCGCTCTGCTACCTGGAGGAGCCGGACAGGTTTTTCCCACCATCCCTCAGTCAGCGCTTGGTCAAGTTTGCTGACTTCTACACACAGA gCCAGAGCCGCTTCGGGCTGGAGCACACCAAGCCTCGGCGTTTACAGTGGACATGGTTGGGCCATGCAGAGCTCGAGTACCAGGGCCGCATCCTGCACGTCTCTACCCTGCAGATGTACATCCTTCTGTGCTTCAACCATGCTGAG GAGGTTTCTGTGGAGACACTCTTGGAAGCCACAGGCCTCTCTCCTGTCCTCCTGAGTCACGCACTGAAACCTCTGACAAAGGAAAACGGGATCCTGACACAGAATCAGA ATGTCCTAACGCTGAACCAAGGGATGTCGCTCCAGCTGCCTGGCCAACACTTGCGGCTGTTGCCCAAACCAGCATACTTGAATGGGGAACTAGATGAGGGCAtccgtgctctggaga